The Desulfovibrio sp. genome has a window encoding:
- the tssB gene encoding type VI secretion system contractile sheath small subunit, which produces MAQEASVAPKERVNIVYKPATGDAKEEVELPLKLLVLGDFTNRPDDRTLENREPISVDKDNFDDVLKAQNIELNMAVPNRVSGKDGDEMGVHLKFDTLKDFEPDAIVAKVPELQKLMELREALKALKGPLSNVPEFRKKVQDMVQDPGLRDRLLKELGIGS; this is translated from the coding sequence ATGGCTCAGGAAGCGTCCGTCGCCCCCAAGGAACGCGTAAACATTGTTTACAAGCCTGCCACGGGCGACGCCAAGGAAGAGGTGGAACTGCCGTTGAAGCTCCTCGTGCTGGGCGATTTCACCAATCGTCCCGACGACCGCACGCTGGAGAACCGCGAGCCCATAAGCGTCGACAAGGACAACTTTGACGACGTGCTCAAGGCCCAGAACATCGAACTCAACATGGCCGTTCCCAACCGCGTTTCCGGGAAGGATGGCGATGAGATGGGCGTGCATCTCAAGTTCGACACCCTCAAAGACTTTGAGCCTGACGCCATCGTGGCCAAGGTGCCGGAACTGCAGAAGCTCATGGAACTGCGCGAGGCCCTGAAGGCCCTGAAGGGTCCTCTGTCCAACGTGCCGGAGTTCCGCAAGAAAGTGCAGGACATGGTTCAGGATCCCGGTCTGCGCGACCGGTTGCTCAAAGAACTGGGTATAGGTTCCTAA